A genomic region of Cannabis sativa cultivar Pink pepper isolate KNU-18-1 chromosome 1, ASM2916894v1, whole genome shotgun sequence contains the following coding sequences:
- the LOC115710847 gene encoding uncharacterized protein LOC115710847: MKQCIIDEVKESFIPELREAILPEVRKSVTAELHQTVMKELRQSVLMELRQSLLKELMEVIDKDGERNDEEADKEMMEVSDKDGERDDEEADKETSSMSTSNEDQFENENMRNLEFDNPPTNNQYEVGPVDLTMVEDIGHEGECTSAIKVLLASNAYQKTEKRFHSSKELYVDTFHLKEPASEIEFKLAMFVFGKNFDKGYPFVKFQKLELFRQQLLCLKPGMEITDSVISCYAHLLTLKEREAAPDGVPKYWFMPCRVSHENLGLSCSVSTWARQQNWRDLFYGKLAKTEHVMTLQIFLII; encoded by the exons ATGAAGCAATGTATCATTGACGAGGTTAAGGAATCTTTTATTCCAGAGCTTCGTGAAGCTATATTACCTGAGGTGAGAAAATCTGTGACAGCCGAGTTGCATCAAACAGTGATGAAAGAGTTGAGGCAGTCTGTGTTAATGGAGTTGAGGCAATCTCTACTAAAAGAACTGATGGAAGTTATTGATAAGGACGGGGAGAGAAATGATGAGGAGGCCGACAAAGAAATGATGGAAGTTAGTGATAAGGACGGGGAGAGAGATGATGAGGAGGCCGACAAAGAAACTAGCTCGATGAGCACTTCAAATGAGGATCAGTTTGAAAATGAAAACATGAGAAATTTGGAGTTTGACAACCCGCCTACCAACAATCAATATGAGGTTGGCCCTGTGGATTTGACAATGGTAGAAGACATCGGTCATGAAGGTGAATGCACCTCGGCCATCAAAGTTCTCCTTGCTTCAAACGCGTATCAAAAGACCGAAAAAAGATTCCACTCAAGCAAGGAATTGTATGTGGACACTTTCCACTTGAAGGAGCCAGCAAGCGAGATTGAATTTAAGCTGGCAATGTTCGTTTTCGGAAAAAATTTTGATAAAGG GTACCCTTTTGTGAAATTTCAAAAACTTGAACTTTTTCGGCAACAACTACTGTGCTTGAAGCCTGGAATGGAAATAACTGATTCA GTTATTAGTTGCTACGCACACTTATTGACGCTGAAAGAACGTGAAGCAGCCCCAGATGGAGTACCGAAATATTGGTTTATGCCTTGTCGGGTCTCT CATGAAAATCTTGGGTTGTCATGCTCTGTTAGCACTTGGGCAAGACAACAAAATTGGAGGGATCTATTTTACGGCAAGTTGGCAAAAACTGAACATGTAATGACCCTTcagatttttttaatcatttag
- the LOC133033847 gene encoding secreted RxLR effector protein 161-like: protein MKELGQVKKILGLEVHRSKSDGVMHLKQKNYIEKILTKFKMQDSKSTRQQNRKKKSKKFHMQWLWDVNVKSWDKPLGALKWLLRYLRGTSDIGLTYKRVSEKVTLKGYVDADYASSKDTRRSTTSYVFQTNGDCISWKLQLQFIVALSTTEAEFMATTKAFKEAI from the exons ATGAAAGAATTGGGACAAGTAAAGAAGATACTTGGTTTAGAAGTTCATAGATCCAAGAGTGATGGAGTCATGCATTTGAAGCAAAAGAATTACATTGAGAAGATCCTAACAAAGTTCAAGATGCAAGATTCTAAGAGCACTAGACAGCAGaatagaaagaagaaatcgaagAAATTCCATATGCAATGGCTTTGGGAT GTTAATGTCAAATCCTGGGATAAACCATTGGGGGCACTCAAATGGTTGTTGAGATATTTGAGAGGGACATCGGATATTGGATTGACTTACAAGAGAGTTTCAGAGAAAGTAACATTGAAAGGATATGTGGATGCTGATTATGCATCAAGCAAGGATACTAGAAGGTCTACTACCTCTTATGTGTTTCAAACTAATGGAGATTGTATTAGTTGGAAATTACAACTCCAATTCATAGTAGCACTTTCAACTACAGAAGCAGAATTCATGGCGACCACAAAGGCATTCAAAGAAGCAATATAG